From Mus musculus strain C57BL/6J chromosome 17, GRCm38.p6 C57BL/6J, the proteins below share one genomic window:
- the Srsf3 gene encoding serine/arginine-rich splicing factor 3 yields the protein MHRDSCPLDCKVYVGNLGNNGNKTELERAFGYYGPLRSVWVARNPPGFAFVEFEDPRDAADAVRELDGRTLCGCRVRVELSNGEKRSRNRGPPPSWGRRPRDDYRRRSPPPRRRSPRRRSFSRSRSRSLSRDRRRERSLSRERNHKPSRSFSRSRSRSRSNERK from the exons ATGCATCGTGATTCCTGTCCCTTGGATTGTAAGGTTTATGTAGGTAATCTTGGAAATAATGGAAACAAGACTGAATTAGAACGGGCTTTTGGCTATTATGGACCACTCAGAAGTGTGTGGGTTGCTCGAAACCCTCCTGGCTTTGCTTTCGTCGAATTTGAGGATCCCCGAGATGCTGCTGATGCTGTCCGGGAACTAGATGGAAG AACACTGTGTGGCTGCCGTGTAAGAGTGGAACTGTCGAATGGTGAAAAGAGAAGTCGGAATCGTGGGCCGCCTCCCTCTTGGGGTCGTCGTCCTCGAGATGATTACCGCAGGAGGAGTCCTCCACCTCGGCGCAG ATCCCCAAGAAGGAGAAGCTTTTCCCGAAGCCGGAGCAG GTCACTTTCTAGAGATAGGAGAAGAGAAAGGTCTCTGTCTCGTGAGAGAAATCACAAGCCGTCTCGATCCTTCTCTAGGTCTCGTAG ccgatctaggtcaaatgaaaggAAATAG